The Juglans microcarpa x Juglans regia isolate MS1-56 chromosome 8S, Jm3101_v1.0, whole genome shotgun sequence genome has a window encoding:
- the LOC121244580 gene encoding disease resistance protein RUN1-like isoform X2 translates to MAVQGASSSSISSSTRWWTYDVFLSFRGEDTRQNFTAHLHQALDQKKIYTYIDYKLPRGEKISEELLKAIESSRISIVVLSKNYASSTWCLDELMKIQECKKTKQQKVLPVFYDVDPTEVRHQREVFGKALDNLKERYKDELKVERWKAALTEVASLSGFTLGDRIEPELIEEIVREVSKVVKPKYLNDVAKHPVGMESRVHDVHDILLRVGVNDIRILGIYGIGGVGKTNLAKEIYNSFTDQFECCCFLANVRETSQREHGLIQLQETLLCEILGDWSLKVRNEDEGMGLIKKMLWSKRVLLVLDDLDQSVKVKTILGGCDWFGLGSIIIITTRDEHLLTSNNVHLRYKVKELDHDEALQLFCWNAFKNENPNHDFVEITENVLHYVGGLPLALMVVGSDLFGRDIHYWRSALEKYKKIPPRDILETLRISYDGLDESEKCIFLDIACFFAGEEEEYVTKILDACGFFPKCGIKVLVDKSLLTIECGKLIMHDLLKDMGREIVRQESPAEPEKRSRLWFHEDVRHVFEETKGTNMIQGILIEFPKQDLIDLNPETFSAMRRLRIFINRNARFSREPTYLSNELRVLDWHSYPSDSFPQNFHGRKLLVLKMDDCFIKELGEGLKNFQKLTTVKFSKCKFLTKIPDVSGLQTLNRLDIEDCNNLVEVHQSIGFLDKLVKLSIVYCQSLTSFPSSLKLRSLEMLILSYCERLQKFPEIDSEMKCLTYVQLEHLTAINELPSSIGNLTSLLDLQISDCYRLRHIPNSIHQLQHLRCLILERTSDDQSQYPLPFSTAELFSSDLSGTAFNSTLEVLDLSGSNIVVIPPEWIRGFVQLQLLELCHCEQLQEILELPPNMTTVNTRGCISLESFPEVSNQFEFNTSSLKVRSINLSGCHNMLVNPLRFEEYVEDLEEDCELIFPGNKIPDLDYHCKLKKTRNSYVCDGINVDLVYSNEIKGFIACAVVLSDPSQRSPRNNMHIEIYYNGVYQYTSTRTSPIDPSSSDHVWLYYHKLKGERLKSVEGILQLKFDKDQGRVLIRSFGIRVLRKQKETNTLQDVASWSPCVNVQPSSESIISDLENGSHDENPNDQDLERHGVHLVEKDEGKTRS, encoded by the exons caaagcaacaaaAGGTTTTACCAGTATTTTACGATGTAGATCCAACAGAAGTACGACATCAGAGAGAGGTGTTTGGAAAAGCATTAGATAATCTTAAAGAAAGGTACAAGGATGAGTTGAAGGTGGAGAGATGGAAAGCAGCCCTAACAGAAGTGGCCAGTTTGTCTGGATTCACTTTAGGAGATAG GATTGAACCAGAATTGATTGAAGAAATTGTTCGAGAGGTTTCTAAAGTAGTAAAgcctaaatatttaaatgacgTTGCCAAGCATCCAGTCGGAATGGAGTCTAGAGTACATGACGTCCATGATATACTTCTACGTGTGGGAGTGAATGATATACGCATACTAGGGATCTATGGCATTGGTGGAGTTGGTAAGACAAATTTGGCTAAAGAAATCTACAACTCCTTTACCGACCAATTTGAATGTTGTTGCTTTCTTGCAAACGTCAGAGAAACTTCACAGCGTGAGCATGGTTTAATTCAATTGCAAGAGACACTTCTTTGCGAGATCCTCGGTGACTGGAGTTTGAAGGTTAGAAATGAAGATGAAGGAATGggtctcataaaaaaaatgctttggaGTAAAAGGGTTCTTTTAGTTCTTGATGATTTGGATCAGTCGGTCAAAGTGAAAACCATACTTGGAGGATGTGATTGGTTTGGTTTAGGaagtataatcattataacaacTAGAGATGAACATTTATTAACTAGTAATAATGTTCATTTACGATATAAGGTGAAGGAATTGGATCATGATGAAGCTCTTCAACTTTTTTGTTGGAATGCcttcaaaaatgaaaatcctAACCATGATTTTGTCGAAATCACAGAAAATGTACTGCATTACGTTGGGGGCCTTCCGTTGGCTTTAATGGTGGTAGGCTCGGATCTATTTGGTAGGGACATTCATTATTGGAGAAGTGCTTtagaaaagtacaaaaaaattccTCCCAGAGATATTCTTGAAACGCTTAGAATAAGTTATGATGGCTTGGATGAAAGTGAGAAGTGTATTTTCCTGGACATTGCATGTTTCTTTgcgggagaggaagaagaatatGTTACGAAAATACTTGATGCTTGTGGTTTCTTTCCTAAGTGTGGTATCAAAGTACTAGTGGATAAGTCACTCCTAACAATTGAGTGTGGCAAATTAATCATGCATGACCTACTCAAAGATATGGGTAGAGAAATTGTTCGTCAAGAATCACCTGCAGAACCCGAGAAACGTAGTAGGTTGTGGTTTCATGAAGACGTTCGTCATGTATTTGAAGAAACTAAG GGAACAAACATGATTCAAGGCATATTGATAGAGTTTCCAAAACAAGACTTGATAGATTTGAATCCTGAGACTTTCTCGGCGATGAGAAGGCTCAGGATATTTATAAATCGTAATGCACGCTTCTCAAGAGAACCTACTTATCTCTCAAATGAGTTAAGAGTACTTGATTGGCACAGCTATCCTAGTGATTCTTTCCCACAAAACTTTCATGGAAGGAAACTCCTCGTTTTAAAAATGGATGATTGCTTCATCAAAGAATTGGGAGAAGGATTAAAG aATTTCCAGAAGTTGACTACTGTAAAATTCTCTAAATGTAAATTCCTAACAAAGATTCCTGATGTGTCGGGGCTCCAGACTTTAAATAGATTGGACATTGAGGATTGCAATAACTTAGTTGAGGTACATCAATCTATTGGCTTCCTTGATAAACTCGTCAAATTGTCAATTGTATATTGTCAGAGCCTTACTAGTTTTCCAAGCTCCCTCAAGTTGAGATCTCTAGAAATGCTCATTCTTTCTTATTGCGAAAGGCTGCAGAAGTTTCCTGAAATTGACagtgaaatgaaatgtttaACATATGTTCAACTAGAACACTTGACTGCTATAAATGAATTGCCTTCATCTATTGGGAATCTTACTAGCCTCTTGGATTTACAAATAAGCGATTGCTACAGATTAAGGCATATCCCTAACAGCATTCATCAGTTGCAACATCTACGTTGTCTCATTCTCGAGCGTACGTCAGATGATCAAAGCCAATATCCCTTACCCTTCTCCACTGCAGAATTGTTCTCTTCAGATTTATCGGGAACTGCCTTCAATTCCACCTtggaagttttagatttatcgGGAAGCAATATTGTCGTTATCCCTCCTGAGTGGATCAGAGGATTTGTTCAATTACAGTTACTTGAGTTGTGTCATTGCGAGCAACTTCAAGAAATCTTAGAACTTCCTCCAAATATGACTACGGTAAACACTAGGGGTTGCATTTCATTGGAGAGTTTTCCTGAAGTATCAAATCAGTTTGAATTCAATACAAGCAGCCTTAAAGTACGTTCGATTAACTTGAGTGGATGCCATAATATGCTTGTAAATCCTCTACGGTTTGAg GAATATGTAGAGGATCTGGAAGAAGATTGTGAACTTATATTTCCAGGAAATAAGATTCCAGATTTGGACTACCATTGCAAGCTGAAGAAGACTCGAAATAGTTATGTATGTGATGGGATAAATGTTGATTTGGTGTATTCGAATGAGATTAAAGGGTTCATTGCATGTGCTGTAGTTCTGTCTGATCCCTCCCAAAGGTCTCCCCGCAATAATATGCATATCGAGATCTACTATAATGGTGTTTATCAGTATACCAGTACGCGTACATCACCTATTGATCCAAGTAGCTCAGATCATGTATGGTTGTATTACCATAAACTAAAAGGAGAGCGTTTAAAATCAGTGGAGGGAATTCTGCAACTTAAGTTTGATAAGGACCAAGGTAGAGTCCTAATTAGAAGTTTTGGAATCCGGGTGCTACGCAAGCAGAAGGAGACCAATACATTGCAAGACGTTGCAAGTTGGAGTCCCTGTGTTAACGTCCAGCCCTCTTCAGAATCAATAATTTCTGATTTAGAGAATGGCAGCCACGATGAGAATCCAAATGATCAAGATTTGGAACGTCATGGGGTCCATTTGGTAGAGAAGGATGAAGGGAAGACGAGATCATGA
- the LOC121244580 gene encoding disease resistance protein RUN1-like isoform X1, producing MAVQGASSSSISSSTRWWTYDVFLSFRGEDTRQNFTAHLHQALDQKKIYTYIDYKLPRGEKISEELLKAIESSRISIVVLSKNYASSTWCLDELMKIQECKKTKQQKVLPVFYDVDPTEVRHQREVFGKALDNLKERYKDELKVERWKAALTEVASLSGFTLGDRIEPELIEEIVREVSKVVKPKYLNDVAKHPVGMESRVHDVHDILLRVGVNDIRILGIYGIGGVGKTNLAKEIYNSFTDQFECCCFLANVRETSQREHGLIQLQETLLCEILGDWSLKVRNEDEGMGLIKKMLWSKRVLLVLDDLDQSVKVKTILGGCDWFGLGSIIIITTRDEHLLTSNNVHLRYKVKELDHDEALQLFCWNAFKNENPNHDFVEITENVLHYVGGLPLALMVVGSDLFGRDIHYWRSALEKYKKIPPRDILETLRISYDGLDESEKCIFLDIACFFAGEEEEYVTKILDACGFFPKCGIKVLVDKSLLTIECGKLIMHDLLKDMGREIVRQESPAEPEKRSRLWFHEDVRHVFEETKGTNMIQGILIEFPKQDLIDLNPETFSAMRRLRIFINRNARFSREPTYLSNELRVLDWHSYPSDSFPQNFHGRKLLVLKMDDCFIKELGEGLKNFQKLTTVKFSKCKFLTKIPDVSGLQTLNRLDIEDCNNLVEVHQSIGFLDKLVKLSIVYCQSLTSFPSSLKLRSLEMLILSYCERLQKFPEIDSEMKCLTYVQLEHLTAINELPSSIGNLTSLLDLQISDCYRLRHIPNSIHQLQHLRCLILERTSDDQSQYPLPFSTAELFSSDLSGTAFNSTLEVLDLSGSNIVVIPPEWIRGFVQLQLLELCHCEQLQEILELPPNMTTVNTRGCISLESFPEVSNQFEFNTSSLKVRSINLSGCHNMLVNPLRFEEYVEDLEEDCELIFPGNKIPDLDYHCKLKKTRNSYVCDGINVDLVYSNEIKGFIACAVVLSDPSQRSPRNNMHIEIYYNGVYQYTSTRTSPIDPSSSDHVWLYYHKLKGERLKSVEGILQLKFDKDQGRVLIRSFGIRVLRKQKETNTLQDVASWSPCVNVQPSSESIISDLENGSHDENPNDQDLERHGVHLVEKDEGKTRS from the exons caaagcaacaaaAGGTTTTACCAGTATTTTACGATGTAGATCCAACAGAAGTACGACATCAGAGAGAGGTGTTTGGAAAAGCATTAGATAATCTTAAAGAAAGGTACAAGGATGAGTTGAAGGTGGAGAGATGGAAAGCAGCCCTAACAGAAGTGGCCAGTTTGTCTGGATTCACTTTAGGAGA tAGGATTGAACCAGAATTGATTGAAGAAATTGTTCGAGAGGTTTCTAAAGTAGTAAAgcctaaatatttaaatgacgTTGCCAAGCATCCAGTCGGAATGGAGTCTAGAGTACATGACGTCCATGATATACTTCTACGTGTGGGAGTGAATGATATACGCATACTAGGGATCTATGGCATTGGTGGAGTTGGTAAGACAAATTTGGCTAAAGAAATCTACAACTCCTTTACCGACCAATTTGAATGTTGTTGCTTTCTTGCAAACGTCAGAGAAACTTCACAGCGTGAGCATGGTTTAATTCAATTGCAAGAGACACTTCTTTGCGAGATCCTCGGTGACTGGAGTTTGAAGGTTAGAAATGAAGATGAAGGAATGggtctcataaaaaaaatgctttggaGTAAAAGGGTTCTTTTAGTTCTTGATGATTTGGATCAGTCGGTCAAAGTGAAAACCATACTTGGAGGATGTGATTGGTTTGGTTTAGGaagtataatcattataacaacTAGAGATGAACATTTATTAACTAGTAATAATGTTCATTTACGATATAAGGTGAAGGAATTGGATCATGATGAAGCTCTTCAACTTTTTTGTTGGAATGCcttcaaaaatgaaaatcctAACCATGATTTTGTCGAAATCACAGAAAATGTACTGCATTACGTTGGGGGCCTTCCGTTGGCTTTAATGGTGGTAGGCTCGGATCTATTTGGTAGGGACATTCATTATTGGAGAAGTGCTTtagaaaagtacaaaaaaattccTCCCAGAGATATTCTTGAAACGCTTAGAATAAGTTATGATGGCTTGGATGAAAGTGAGAAGTGTATTTTCCTGGACATTGCATGTTTCTTTgcgggagaggaagaagaatatGTTACGAAAATACTTGATGCTTGTGGTTTCTTTCCTAAGTGTGGTATCAAAGTACTAGTGGATAAGTCACTCCTAACAATTGAGTGTGGCAAATTAATCATGCATGACCTACTCAAAGATATGGGTAGAGAAATTGTTCGTCAAGAATCACCTGCAGAACCCGAGAAACGTAGTAGGTTGTGGTTTCATGAAGACGTTCGTCATGTATTTGAAGAAACTAAG GGAACAAACATGATTCAAGGCATATTGATAGAGTTTCCAAAACAAGACTTGATAGATTTGAATCCTGAGACTTTCTCGGCGATGAGAAGGCTCAGGATATTTATAAATCGTAATGCACGCTTCTCAAGAGAACCTACTTATCTCTCAAATGAGTTAAGAGTACTTGATTGGCACAGCTATCCTAGTGATTCTTTCCCACAAAACTTTCATGGAAGGAAACTCCTCGTTTTAAAAATGGATGATTGCTTCATCAAAGAATTGGGAGAAGGATTAAAG aATTTCCAGAAGTTGACTACTGTAAAATTCTCTAAATGTAAATTCCTAACAAAGATTCCTGATGTGTCGGGGCTCCAGACTTTAAATAGATTGGACATTGAGGATTGCAATAACTTAGTTGAGGTACATCAATCTATTGGCTTCCTTGATAAACTCGTCAAATTGTCAATTGTATATTGTCAGAGCCTTACTAGTTTTCCAAGCTCCCTCAAGTTGAGATCTCTAGAAATGCTCATTCTTTCTTATTGCGAAAGGCTGCAGAAGTTTCCTGAAATTGACagtgaaatgaaatgtttaACATATGTTCAACTAGAACACTTGACTGCTATAAATGAATTGCCTTCATCTATTGGGAATCTTACTAGCCTCTTGGATTTACAAATAAGCGATTGCTACAGATTAAGGCATATCCCTAACAGCATTCATCAGTTGCAACATCTACGTTGTCTCATTCTCGAGCGTACGTCAGATGATCAAAGCCAATATCCCTTACCCTTCTCCACTGCAGAATTGTTCTCTTCAGATTTATCGGGAACTGCCTTCAATTCCACCTtggaagttttagatttatcgGGAAGCAATATTGTCGTTATCCCTCCTGAGTGGATCAGAGGATTTGTTCAATTACAGTTACTTGAGTTGTGTCATTGCGAGCAACTTCAAGAAATCTTAGAACTTCCTCCAAATATGACTACGGTAAACACTAGGGGTTGCATTTCATTGGAGAGTTTTCCTGAAGTATCAAATCAGTTTGAATTCAATACAAGCAGCCTTAAAGTACGTTCGATTAACTTGAGTGGATGCCATAATATGCTTGTAAATCCTCTACGGTTTGAg GAATATGTAGAGGATCTGGAAGAAGATTGTGAACTTATATTTCCAGGAAATAAGATTCCAGATTTGGACTACCATTGCAAGCTGAAGAAGACTCGAAATAGTTATGTATGTGATGGGATAAATGTTGATTTGGTGTATTCGAATGAGATTAAAGGGTTCATTGCATGTGCTGTAGTTCTGTCTGATCCCTCCCAAAGGTCTCCCCGCAATAATATGCATATCGAGATCTACTATAATGGTGTTTATCAGTATACCAGTACGCGTACATCACCTATTGATCCAAGTAGCTCAGATCATGTATGGTTGTATTACCATAAACTAAAAGGAGAGCGTTTAAAATCAGTGGAGGGAATTCTGCAACTTAAGTTTGATAAGGACCAAGGTAGAGTCCTAATTAGAAGTTTTGGAATCCGGGTGCTACGCAAGCAGAAGGAGACCAATACATTGCAAGACGTTGCAAGTTGGAGTCCCTGTGTTAACGTCCAGCCCTCTTCAGAATCAATAATTTCTGATTTAGAGAATGGCAGCCACGATGAGAATCCAAATGATCAAGATTTGGAACGTCATGGGGTCCATTTGGTAGAGAAGGATGAAGGGAAGACGAGATCATGA